In one window of Notolabrus celidotus isolate fNotCel1 chromosome 15, fNotCel1.pri, whole genome shotgun sequence DNA:
- the LOC117826600 gene encoding beta-1,3-galactosyltransferase 2-like, protein MQWKRRHCCSYTAYFFFLLSLLGVLLVFVNQVCQPRLIGISWSSLHPVVYGGGELHATKAKLNMSSKMSAWRLVIIPQSTVRAGVNDSSQEREIVPSPRVEPNIENNLPVSAEGENSGTINPGPFTYIINEPNKCEDGKRSTFLVMLITTEARQVEARNAIRQTWANESVAPTLGFIRLFLLGRNTGELGLLQQRMLEAESRRYHDIIQQDFRDSYNNLTIKTLTGLNWVAMHCPQASYVMKTDSDMFVNTEYLIYKLLRPEIKPKTNYFTGNNMRNFSPNRNKNSKWYMSPELYPGDRYPTFCSGTGYVFSGDLATKIYRASLSIPRLHLEDVYMGICLAKLGIEPTPPSNAFLFNHWRVSYSSCKYSHLITSHGFHPNEILKYWHHLQSTKNNACINIIKTRQSRMHGNRVHKEKPVP, encoded by the coding sequence ATGCAATGGAAACGACGCCACTGCTGTTCCTACACAgcatattttttctttctcctttcacTTTTGGGTGTTCTGCTTGTTTTTGTCAACCAGGTGTGTCAGCCTAGACTCATAGGTATATCATGGTCGAGTCTGCACCCTGTGGTATATGGAGGAGGTGAACTTCATGCCACAAAAGCAAAACTAAATATGAGCAGCAAAATGTCAGCGTGGAGGCTGGTCATTATTCCTCAGTCAACTGTCAGGGCTGGTGTTAATGACAGCTCACAGGAGAGGGAAATTGTCCCCTCTCCTCGAGTAGAGCCAAACATTGAGAACAACTTGCCGGTCAGTGCAGAGGGAGAAAACAGTGGCACCATAAACCCTGGCCCTTTCACTTATATCATCAATGAGCCAAACAAATGTGAAGACGGCAAACGGTCAACATTTCTGGTGATGCTGATAACCACTGAAGCTCGGCAGGTGGAGGCAAGAAATGCCATTCGGCAGACATGGGCAAATGAGAGTGTGGCCCCAACTCTGGGATTCATTCGGCTCTTTCTGCTGGGAAGAAATACAGGAGAGCTGGGACTTTTACAGCAGAGGATGCTGGAAGCAGAGAGCCGGAGGTATCACGACATCATCCAGCAGGACTTCAGAGATAGCTACAATAACCTGACCATCAAGACGTTGACAGGGTTGAACTGGGTGGCAATGCACTGCCCACAGGCCAGCTATGTCATGAAGACAGACAGTGACATGTTTGTCAACACGGAGTACCTCATTTACAAGCTACTCCGGCCAGAAATTAAGCCTAAGACAAACTACTTCACAGGAAATAATATGAGGAACTTTTCACccaatagaaacaaaaacagtaagTGGTACATGTCCCCAGAGCTGTACCCAGGTGACAGGTATCCAACCTTCTGCTCTGGGACAGGTTATGTCTTCTCTGGAGACTTGGCGACAAAAATCTACAGAGCATCGTTAAGTATCCCTCGTCTTCATCTGGAGGATGTTTATATGGGGATATGTCTGGCAAAACTTGGAATAGAGCCCACTCCTCCATCCAATGCATTCCTATTTAACCACTGGCGGGTGTCTTATTCCAGCTGTAAGTACAGCCATCTGATTACATCACATGGCTTTCATCCCAATGAAATACTGAAATACTGGCATCACCTGCAGAGCACCAAAAACAATGCCTGCATTAACATAATCAAAACGAGACAGAGCAGGATGCATGGAAACAGAGTGCACAAAGAGAAACCAGTCCCATAA